A genomic stretch from Fodinibius salinus includes:
- a CDS encoding serine hydrolase domain-containing protein, whose product MDIVKTVIICVFWVAFVGCSNENEVEQVRVEKIPAIDSLIQKEIAADHIPGAVIQVKKGDSILHHAAYGFAQKYSFNMQPMQNPEPMSAEHLFDLASLTKVTATTFGIMKLVDEDKIQLEDPIYTYLPEFKKGRKSKITIRHLVSHTSGLPQWKSIYYHVSNPDEITKYISDQSLKWEVGKGRHYSDLGFMLLAKIIEEVSGQRLNNYLQKKIYKPLGLQHTVFNPTKKGFKKIAATSQGNPFEKQMVYDNDFGYNVDVEPESWDEWRQYTLRGEVNDGNAWYANRGVAGHAGLFSTVKELQILIDLLLDGGRFQDKHIISEAVIDTFLTKDRFGNALGWAMDKNFISAKGSPKRTFGHTGFTGTNIVAVPRDSLSIILLTNRQHVGRQENGYYFDLDSLRQTIFDVVQQRK is encoded by the coding sequence ATGGATATAGTTAAAACAGTTATCATTTGTGTTTTTTGGGTTGCCTTTGTTGGTTGTTCTAATGAGAATGAAGTCGAACAAGTTAGGGTGGAAAAAATCCCTGCCATTGACAGCCTCATCCAGAAAGAGATAGCCGCTGATCATATTCCCGGGGCGGTAATACAGGTAAAAAAAGGGGATTCGATATTACATCATGCGGCTTACGGTTTTGCTCAAAAGTACAGTTTTAATATGCAGCCGATGCAAAACCCCGAACCGATGAGCGCTGAGCATCTATTTGATTTAGCTTCGCTTACCAAAGTAACAGCTACCACTTTCGGTATTATGAAGCTGGTTGATGAAGACAAAATTCAGCTTGAGGATCCTATCTATACCTATCTTCCGGAATTTAAAAAAGGGCGAAAATCTAAAATTACTATTCGCCATTTGGTGTCACATACATCCGGACTGCCGCAGTGGAAGTCAATCTATTATCATGTTTCAAACCCCGATGAAATAACGAAATATATTTCTGATCAATCTCTTAAATGGGAGGTTGGCAAAGGTCGTCACTACAGCGATTTGGGATTTATGCTGCTGGCAAAAATTATTGAAGAAGTATCCGGGCAGCGTCTTAATAACTATCTGCAGAAAAAGATATATAAACCCTTAGGATTACAGCATACAGTATTTAATCCGACCAAAAAGGGGTTCAAAAAGATCGCGGCAACATCTCAGGGAAATCCCTTTGAAAAACAGATGGTCTATGACAATGACTTTGGCTATAACGTAGATGTAGAGCCAGAATCGTGGGACGAATGGCGGCAGTATACGCTTCGCGGCGAAGTTAACGACGGCAATGCGTGGTATGCCAATCGCGGGGTGGCCGGACATGCGGGGCTTTTTTCGACGGTAAAAGAGCTGCAAATATTGATTGATTTACTACTGGATGGGGGACGGTTTCAGGACAAGCACATTATCTCTGAGGCTGTAATTGATACTTTTTTAACTAAAGATCGTTTCGGTAACGCTCTGGGCTGGGCCATGGATAAAAATTTTATATCAGCTAAAGGAAGCCCGAAAAGGACCTTCGGACATACCGGTTTTACGGGCACCAATATTGTAGCTGTGCCACGTGATTCGCTCTCCATCATCCTGCTAACCAATCGCCAACATGTAGGGCGTCAAGAGAATGGCTATTATTTTGATCTGGATTCCCTCCGCCAGACCATATTTGATGTGGTACAACAGAGAAAATAG
- a CDS encoding alpha/beta fold hydrolase: protein MLFLWMLIAIPLIVSGQTQDPSKNQKKPAFTVEVYGSGAPVYMIPGLASSGDVWQGTVERLKDRYECHVFTLAGFAGKEPISRTPYLKTMRKELMDYIDAHGSGIVMGHSLGGFLSLWIAIANDSLVEKSIIVDSYPFLAALRQPGATEETVQFSRERMIQQMTQMDSVQFRRQQKNTLSTMISDEQNIQKALKWSMMSDRATIVNAMGGLMQTDLRDEISKIQTPTYIMVAGNISMNGQRLYSTKQVQQLAQEQYKNLSEKTISVAEDAKHFIMMDDPQWFYQTLEQYLDE from the coding sequence ATGCTTTTTTTATGGATGCTGATTGCCATACCACTGATAGTGAGTGGGCAAACGCAGGATCCCTCAAAAAATCAAAAAAAGCCGGCATTTACGGTTGAAGTATATGGTTCAGGTGCACCTGTTTATATGATTCCGGGATTGGCAAGCAGCGGAGATGTATGGCAAGGTACTGTAGAGCGATTAAAGGATCGCTACGAGTGCCACGTTTTTACCCTGGCCGGTTTTGCCGGTAAGGAGCCGATTAGCCGCACACCTTATCTTAAGACCATGCGAAAAGAGCTCATGGATTACATCGATGCCCATGGATCAGGTATAGTCATGGGACACAGTCTGGGCGGATTTTTGAGCCTGTGGATAGCTATTGCAAATGATAGTCTTGTAGAAAAGTCGATAATTGTAGATTCCTATCCTTTTTTAGCAGCCTTGCGTCAACCGGGAGCTACAGAAGAAACAGTACAATTTTCCCGGGAGAGGATGATTCAGCAGATGACCCAAATGGATTCTGTTCAATTTCGCAGACAGCAGAAAAATACCTTATCTACGATGATTTCAGATGAGCAAAATATTCAGAAAGCCTTAAAGTGGTCTATGATGTCTGATCGTGCTACTATTGTGAATGCAATGGGAGGTCTCATGCAAACCGATCTGCGGGATGAAATCAGTAAAATCCAAACACCGACCTATATTATGGTAGCCGGTAATATTTCGATGAATGGCCAGCGGTTGTACAGTACAAAGCAGGTACAACAGCTGGCGCAAGAACAGTACAAGAATCTCTCAGAAAAAACGATCAGTGTAGCAGAAGATGCCAAGCATTTTATTATGATGGATGATCCCCAGTGGTTCTATCAAACGCTTGAACAGTATTTGGATGAATAA
- a CDS encoding RNA polymerase sigma factor yields the protein MNNSDQEREQFESLYQSHSDKVYRLCVGYLQDESEVKDLFQQVMLNIWNNIDSFRGESKISTWIYRITVNTAITYSKNQQKLDQRFKLETDFGDVEYSQAGKPSLDPLPQLRELHDCIHNLEKQNRLIITLYLEGLSYKKIGEVVGISENYVGVKINRIKKKLEKLMRSTNEFE from the coding sequence ATGAATAATAGTGATCAAGAAAGGGAACAATTTGAAAGCCTTTATCAGTCACACAGCGATAAAGTATATCGCTTATGTGTGGGGTATTTGCAGGATGAGTCTGAGGTGAAGGATCTATTTCAGCAGGTGATGCTGAATATCTGGAACAATATTGATTCTTTTCGGGGCGAATCAAAAATATCAACGTGGATATATCGCATTACAGTCAACACAGCAATTACATATTCAAAGAATCAGCAAAAGCTTGATCAACGATTTAAACTGGAGACGGATTTTGGCGACGTTGAATATAGTCAAGCAGGCAAACCGTCGTTGGATCCACTGCCCCAACTCAGAGAGCTTCACGATTGTATCCATAATCTTGAAAAGCAAAATCGCCTGATTATTACACTTTACCTGGAGGGGCTGAGCTATAAAAAAATTGGAGAAGTGGTAGGGATTTCTGAGAACTATGTAGGCGTAAAAATCAATCGCATTAAAAAGAAACTTGAAAAGCTAATGAGGTCAACCAATGAATTTGAATGA
- the metH gene encoding methionine synthase, with protein MTFEQIKDQLQDRILVMDGAMGTMIQNQDLSEEDYRGERFADFKNADLQGNNDLLSLTQPDIIKDIHRQFLAAGSDIIETNTFNSTSISQADYEMQDLAYELNVAAAKNAREVADTFTEKNPNKPRLVAGAIGPTNKTLSLSPDVEDPGYRDITFDQLKEAYSEQIRGLVEGGVDILLVETIFDTLNAKAAIYAIHKFQEETGKEIPVMISGTIVDQSGRTLSGQTTEAFWISVSHTKNLISVGLNCSLGSEQMRPYIEELANVATCHTSLYPNAGLPDEMGEYNETPEFMADQLREYAESDFVNIVGGCCGTTPEHIEAIAEAAKECSPRDIPEQEPYLRLSGLEPLVVRPTTNFVNIGERTNVMGSRKFKRLIKNEKYEEALSVARQQVENGAQIIDINMDEGMLESEEVMVDFMQLIAAEPDISRVPIMIDSSKWSVLKAGLKTAQGKCVVNSISLKEGEEQFKERAQEILNFGGAVVVMGFDEKGQADSYERRIEIAERAYNILTDEVGFAPQDIILDPNILTVATGIEEHRTYAIDFIEATEWIKDNLPLAQVSGGLSNISFSFRGNNKVREAMHAAFLYHAIQAGLDMAIVNAGQLEVYEEIPQKLRKLVEDVLFNRRDDATERLVDYAEDIKDEDTETEEKTEEWREDPVEDRIKHALIKGIVDHIVDDVEEARQQYDQPIEVIEGPMMNGMDVVGDLFGSGKMFLPQVVKSARVMKKGVAHLVPFIEEEKKKNDNSEPKAKVLLATVKGDVHDIGKNIVSVVLRCNNFDVIDLGVMVPADKILEEARKEEVDIIGLSGLITPSLDEMVHVAKELDREEFEQPLMIGGATTSRMHTAVKIEPNYEQPVIHVLDASRSVSVTGNLVSKTLRDEFVKKTKNEYLKLRKRHEGRSSRKTYLSLGEARDNATDIDWESSEIITPNKLGKRVFDNYPLEEIRNYIDWGPFFIAWQMKGKFPDILEDDKYGEEARKLFDDANELLDRIIDQQLLKAKAVLGLYPANSVGDDVQLYTDDNRNQILTTLHMLRQQAQKRRGQPNKALSDFVAPKSSGIKDYMGGFAVTAGIGAPELVKQFEDNHDDYNAILTKALADRLAEAFTELLHEKVRKDIWGYAPDEDLSNKELIKEQYDGIRPAAGYPAQPDHTEKRILFDLLDAPETTGITLTESCAMHPAASVSGLYFAHPESDYFNVGNLRKDQIEDYAQRKDMSLEEVEKWLGPNLNYEPEE; from the coding sequence ATGACATTTGAACAAATAAAGGATCAGCTACAGGATCGCATTCTCGTTATGGATGGTGCGATGGGTACCATGATCCAAAATCAAGACCTCTCCGAAGAAGATTACCGCGGCGAACGTTTTGCCGACTTTAAAAACGCTGACCTACAAGGCAATAATGACCTACTCAGCCTCACCCAGCCGGATATCATCAAAGATATTCACCGCCAATTCTTGGCCGCGGGCTCTGATATTATTGAAACCAACACTTTTAACAGCACTTCTATTTCGCAGGCTGATTACGAAATGCAGGATCTGGCCTATGAGCTGAATGTGGCGGCGGCAAAAAATGCCCGTGAAGTAGCAGATACGTTTACTGAAAAAAATCCCAACAAGCCCCGGCTTGTGGCCGGTGCCATTGGTCCCACCAATAAAACGTTGTCTCTTTCGCCGGATGTGGAAGATCCCGGCTACCGCGACATCACATTTGATCAGCTTAAAGAAGCATATTCCGAACAAATACGAGGACTCGTTGAAGGTGGCGTGGATATCCTGCTCGTGGAAACAATCTTTGATACACTGAACGCCAAAGCAGCTATTTATGCCATCCATAAATTCCAGGAAGAAACTGGTAAAGAAATTCCGGTGATGATTTCGGGTACCATTGTTGACCAGAGCGGTCGTACGCTATCGGGACAGACAACCGAGGCTTTCTGGATCTCGGTATCTCATACCAAAAATTTGATAAGTGTAGGTCTCAATTGTTCCCTGGGCTCCGAACAAATGCGTCCATATATTGAAGAATTAGCAAATGTGGCTACTTGCCACACCAGCCTCTACCCTAATGCCGGCCTGCCCGATGAGATGGGAGAATATAATGAGACGCCAGAGTTTATGGCCGATCAGCTGCGGGAATATGCTGAATCGGATTTTGTGAATATAGTGGGCGGCTGCTGCGGTACTACTCCCGAACATATCGAGGCCATTGCCGAAGCGGCAAAAGAGTGTTCTCCACGTGATATTCCCGAACAAGAACCCTATCTACGACTCAGTGGACTAGAGCCACTGGTTGTTCGTCCCACCACTAATTTTGTAAATATCGGCGAACGCACGAATGTGATGGGATCCCGCAAATTCAAGCGGCTCATCAAAAATGAAAAGTATGAGGAAGCCTTGTCAGTAGCACGCCAGCAGGTCGAAAACGGCGCCCAAATTATCGATATCAATATGGATGAGGGCATGCTGGAATCGGAAGAAGTGATGGTGGACTTTATGCAGCTGATAGCAGCAGAGCCCGATATTTCGCGCGTTCCCATCATGATTGATTCTTCCAAGTGGTCAGTACTCAAAGCGGGTCTCAAAACGGCCCAAGGGAAATGCGTGGTGAACTCCATTTCACTAAAGGAAGGAGAAGAACAATTCAAAGAACGGGCACAAGAAATCCTGAACTTTGGCGGAGCAGTTGTTGTAATGGGCTTCGACGAGAAAGGACAGGCCGACAGTTATGAGCGTCGTATCGAAATTGCCGAACGTGCCTACAATATCCTTACTGATGAAGTCGGTTTTGCGCCACAGGATATTATCTTAGACCCTAATATCTTAACAGTAGCTACCGGTATTGAAGAACATCGTACTTATGCTATCGATTTTATTGAAGCTACTGAATGGATTAAGGACAACCTGCCACTGGCACAGGTCAGCGGTGGACTCAGCAATATTTCGTTTTCCTTCCGCGGCAATAATAAAGTACGTGAAGCTATGCACGCGGCTTTTCTGTATCACGCCATCCAAGCCGGACTCGATATGGCTATTGTCAATGCGGGGCAGCTTGAAGTGTATGAAGAAATCCCCCAAAAGCTACGTAAACTGGTAGAAGACGTGCTGTTCAACCGCCGCGATGACGCCACAGAACGCTTGGTCGATTACGCCGAAGATATTAAAGATGAGGATACGGAAACAGAAGAAAAGACTGAAGAGTGGCGCGAAGATCCTGTTGAAGACCGTATCAAACATGCCTTGATCAAAGGTATTGTGGACCATATTGTAGATGATGTAGAGGAAGCCCGCCAGCAATACGACCAGCCAATCGAAGTAATCGAAGGCCCCATGATGAACGGTATGGATGTAGTGGGCGACCTGTTTGGATCGGGCAAGATGTTTTTGCCGCAGGTGGTAAAAAGTGCCCGCGTAATGAAGAAGGGGGTTGCTCACCTCGTACCTTTTATTGAGGAAGAAAAAAAGAAAAATGATAATAGTGAGCCCAAAGCCAAGGTACTGTTGGCTACTGTCAAAGGAGACGTGCACGATATTGGCAAAAATATTGTCTCGGTCGTACTGCGCTGTAATAATTTTGATGTTATTGATCTGGGGGTAATGGTGCCGGCCGATAAAATACTGGAAGAAGCACGTAAAGAAGAGGTAGATATTATCGGTCTCAGTGGACTCATTACTCCTTCGCTTGATGAAATGGTGCATGTAGCTAAGGAACTGGATCGAGAAGAGTTTGAGCAACCGCTGATGATTGGCGGAGCAACGACCTCTCGCATGCATACAGCGGTCAAAATTGAGCCCAATTACGAGCAACCGGTCATCCACGTGCTTGATGCTTCACGCAGCGTTTCGGTCACTGGTAACCTTGTCTCCAAGACATTGCGTGATGAGTTCGTCAAAAAGACAAAAAATGAATATCTAAAACTTCGCAAACGTCACGAAGGCCGCTCTAGCCGTAAAACATATCTCTCGTTAGGAGAGGCTCGCGACAATGCCACGGATATCGACTGGGAATCATCGGAAATCATTACGCCCAATAAGCTGGGTAAACGAGTCTTTGATAATTATCCGCTCGAAGAGATTAGAAACTACATCGACTGGGGCCCGTTTTTTATCGCCTGGCAAATGAAAGGCAAATTCCCCGATATACTAGAGGATGACAAATATGGTGAAGAGGCACGCAAACTCTTTGATGACGCCAATGAACTTCTGGATCGAATTATTGATCAACAATTGTTGAAGGCAAAAGCCGTGCTGGGACTTTATCCCGCAAACTCGGTAGGTGACGATGTACAACTGTATACCGATGACAACCGGAATCAAATTCTCACTACACTTCACATGCTGCGCCAGCAGGCCCAGAAGCGCCGCGGCCAACCAAATAAAGCGCTATCTGATTTTGTAGCTCCCAAGTCATCGGGAATCAAGGATTATATGGGCGGCTTTGCAGTAACCGCCGGCATTGGCGCGCCGGAGCTAGTTAAGCAGTTTGAGGATAATCATGATGATTATAATGCCATCCTCACCAAAGCACTGGCTGATCGCCTGGCTGAGGCATTTACCGAATTACTCCACGAGAAGGTACGAAAAGATATCTGGGGCTACGCACCGGATGAGGATTTATCTAATAAAGAACTTATCAAAGAACAATATGACGGTATTCGCCCCGCTGCAGGCTATCCCGCCCAGCCGGACCATACCGAAAAACGTATCCTATTTGATCTGCTTGATGCCCCTGAAACAACAGGCATTACCCTGACGGAATCATGTGCCATGCATCCTGCTGCTTCAGTAAGTGGACTGTATTTTGCTCATCCCGAATCGGATTACTTCAATGTAGGCAACCTACGGAAAGATCAGATCGAAGATTACGCCCAGCGAAAAGATATGAGCCTAGAAGAGGTCGAAAAATGGTTGGGACCAAACCTGAATTATGAACCGGAAGAGTAA
- a CDS encoding methylenetetrahydrofolate reductase, which yields MKVIEHYDQADEPLISFEIIPPKRGGSVDKVFRSLDKVMKYNPPFIDVTYHAAESYYEELGDGTVKRHIKRKRPGTIGLCAAIKHKYDVDPVPHLICEGFTKEETEDALIELNYLGIDNVLTVRGDSPDDSVPRYKNGTFNNYALNLVEQVADMNRGQYLEDIVNAQETDFCVGVAGYPEKHFEAPNLDFDIQQLKKKVDAGGDYIVTQMFFDNEAYFNFVEKCREAGIECPIVPGLKVLTRERHLNFLPKYFHLNIPEELSEEVQADVDNVREIGIEWAAQQCTELLEGGVPGIHFYIMGDPTPALDAIDKLPLGHEVASR from the coding sequence ATGAAAGTTATTGAACACTACGATCAAGCAGATGAACCACTGATTTCATTTGAAATTATCCCTCCGAAGCGCGGAGGGTCGGTGGACAAGGTTTTTAGGTCACTCGATAAGGTAATGAAGTACAATCCACCCTTTATTGATGTAACCTATCATGCAGCCGAGTCATATTATGAGGAACTGGGCGACGGTACCGTCAAGCGCCATATCAAGCGAAAACGGCCTGGTACTATTGGGCTTTGCGCAGCCATCAAGCATAAATATGATGTGGACCCTGTGCCGCACCTCATTTGTGAAGGTTTTACTAAAGAGGAGACCGAAGATGCCCTGATTGAGCTTAACTATCTGGGGATTGATAATGTACTTACCGTTCGCGGGGATTCACCCGATGATTCAGTGCCGCGCTATAAAAATGGCACTTTTAACAACTATGCACTCAACCTTGTTGAGCAAGTTGCAGATATGAATCGGGGACAGTATCTCGAAGATATCGTCAACGCACAGGAGACAGACTTTTGTGTTGGAGTGGCCGGTTATCCCGAAAAACATTTTGAGGCGCCCAATCTTGATTTTGATATCCAACAGCTCAAAAAGAAGGTAGATGCCGGCGGGGATTATATTGTAACGCAGATGTTTTTTGATAACGAGGCATACTTCAACTTTGTAGAAAAATGCCGGGAGGCGGGCATTGAATGTCCCATTGTGCCGGGACTTAAGGTGCTTACACGCGAACGCCATCTCAATTTTCTACCTAAGTATTTTCACCTCAATATTCCGGAGGAGTTGTCCGAAGAAGTTCAGGCCGATGTTGATAACGTCCGTGAAATTGGTATAGAATGGGCAGCTCAGCAGTGTACCGAGCTGCTCGAAGGCGGCGTGCCCGGTATCCATTTTTATATAATGGGAGATCCTACGCCCGCACTGGATGCCATTGACAAGCTGCCGCTGGGGCACGAAGTAGCAAGTCGGTAG
- a CDS encoding DUF6503 family protein, which produces MKKIIISSAVLAAIFLFSYCSKPHDGQSIINKAIETHGGDAYSHSVISFDFRGTQYTVKQNGNSFTYRRTISDSTGTFTDRLTNDGFRRTANDTLVALSKEDSTAYANGLNSVVYFALLPYKLNDAAVNKKLLGHTKIREEPYYEIEVTFDQQGGGTDYQDRYIYWIHQTEYTMDYLAYRFHTGDGGTRFREAYNVRNVEGILFADYHNYGGPDMERPLENYETYFQADTLNKVSEVNLDSVTVDILDRN; this is translated from the coding sequence ATGAAAAAAATCATTATTTCCTCAGCAGTACTTGCCGCTATCTTTTTGTTTAGCTACTGTTCCAAGCCGCATGATGGGCAATCCATCATCAATAAAGCCATAGAAACTCACGGCGGTGATGCTTACAGCCATTCTGTTATTTCATTTGATTTCCGAGGTACTCAATATACGGTTAAGCAAAACGGCAATAGTTTTACTTACCGCCGAACGATCAGCGATTCCACAGGCACTTTTACCGACCGGCTTACCAACGACGGCTTTCGCCGCACAGCTAATGATACACTTGTAGCACTGTCAAAAGAAGATTCCACCGCATATGCCAATGGATTAAACTCTGTGGTTTATTTTGCATTGCTGCCCTATAAGTTGAATGATGCTGCCGTAAACAAGAAGTTATTGGGCCACACTAAAATTAGGGAAGAGCCATACTACGAAATTGAAGTAACTTTTGACCAGCAGGGTGGGGGCACCGACTACCAGGATCGGTATATTTATTGGATCCACCAAACAGAATACACCATGGATTACCTGGCATATCGCTTTCATACCGGTGACGGGGGTACGCGTTTTCGAGAGGCCTATAATGTACGCAACGTGGAAGGCATCCTATTTGCCGACTACCATAACTATGGCGGACCGGATATGGAGCGCCCCCTCGAAAATTACGAGACGTATTTCCAAGCTGACACTCTTAATAAAGTCTCTGAGGTTAACCTCGATAGTGTTACGGTTGATATTTTAGATCGCAACTAA
- the yaaA gene encoding peroxide stress protein YaaA has translation MKIVLSPAKSLDYDRELPTDRATQPRFLDEAETLNNKLAQISKDELKDLMDISQNLADLNYERYQKFSTPFTKDNARPCIYAFNGSAFKELDAYTIDDSHLDTLQNSLRILSGMYGVLRPLDLMQPYRLEMGTKMQVNGHDKLYEFWGDSITEALNDELDDDELFVNLASKEYFKALDADKLNVDVIKPKFKDYKNGDLKVIGFYAKKNRGTMSRYLVEHEVDTYEGLLGFNGNDYSYSEEHTEDRNKPVFVR, from the coding sequence ATGAAAATCGTTTTATCTCCTGCCAAATCATTGGACTATGACCGAGAATTGCCGACCGATCGCGCTACACAACCTCGTTTTTTGGATGAAGCTGAAACACTGAACAACAAACTGGCACAGATATCGAAAGACGAACTAAAGGACCTTATGGACATCAGCCAAAACCTGGCCGACTTGAACTACGAACGGTATCAAAAATTTTCCACACCTTTTACCAAAGATAATGCACGTCCCTGCATTTATGCTTTTAACGGATCGGCTTTCAAAGAGCTGGATGCTTATACTATCGATGATTCACATTTGGATACCCTTCAAAACAGCCTCCGCATATTGTCGGGCATGTACGGAGTACTACGTCCGCTGGACCTGATGCAACCCTACCGTCTGGAGATGGGGACCAAAATGCAGGTTAACGGCCATGATAAGCTGTACGAATTTTGGGGCGATAGTATCACCGAGGCGCTAAATGATGAACTTGACGATGATGAACTGTTTGTCAACCTAGCCAGCAAAGAATATTTCAAGGCATTGGATGCAGACAAGCTGAATGTGGACGTCATAAAACCAAAATTCAAAGACTACAAAAATGGTGATTTAAAAGTCATCGGCTTCTATGCTAAAAAGAACCGCGGAACTATGAGCCGTTACCTAGTCGAACATGAGGTTGACACATACGAAGGTCTGCTGGGATTTAACGGCAATGACTACAGCTATAGCGAAGAGCATACTGAAGACAGGAATAAGCCGGTTTTTGTACGGTAA
- a CDS encoding CHRD domain-containing protein: MNTSYNITYIFIAALLVTLAGPLATSAQQSADVYLGGHKMQPKVQTSGSGMVTVTLKDDSLTVEGDFEYLTGNYSGAYIMYDIKKRPDNQLFSLTADVNENKRSGTFSTEQNRFQLSKAEQKLIKEGSLYIMISSFEHQTGEIRGNIPAMSNK, translated from the coding sequence ATGAACACCTCATATAATATTACGTACATTTTTATCGCTGCTCTTTTAGTGACCTTGGCAGGTCCATTGGCAACTAGTGCCCAGCAATCTGCGGATGTCTACCTGGGAGGACACAAGATGCAGCCCAAGGTACAAACCAGCGGTTCGGGCATGGTTACTGTTACCCTTAAAGATGATAGCCTAACGGTAGAAGGTGATTTTGAATATTTAACCGGCAACTATTCGGGCGCATATATCATGTATGATATTAAGAAACGACCTGACAACCAGCTGTTTTCTTTAACGGCGGATGTAAATGAAAACAAAAGGTCAGGTACTTTTTCTACCGAACAAAACCGGTTTCAACTTTCAAAAGCCGAACAAAAGCTGATTAAAGAAGGTAGTCTTTACATTATGATAAGCTCTTTTGAGCACCAAACCGGGGAAATAAGGGGCAATATTCCGGCAATGAGCAATAAGTAA